The nucleotide sequence aaaaactaaataaaatgtgaaaattcagaataatgaaaaacacattgaaacTGTCATGATGACTGACACTTGCAGCCTCAGCATTTCTAAAATCTTGACTtgcttgctttttgttttgcagcCGTGAGCGATTTCTTCCAGTCCAGCTGTGCCCCGGGGGCAGGAACGGGCTCTAAGCTATGTGAACTGTGTAAGGGAGACTGCTCCAGGTCCCACAAGGAGCCTTACTATGATTACGCCGGAGCTTTCCAGTCAGTATCAGTTATTAATCTCTATCATTTAACGTATCTAATTGTCCCTTCAGTCTGCCATTCTGTGGTATTTTTACACTATTTGATGTTCTCAGCCTATAAGGTTGATGGAACTCTGTATCGTTCTGTTTGATAGGTGTCTGGTGGACGGTGTTGGAGATGTGGCCTTTGTGAAGCATCTCACTGTACCTGGTCAGTATGATGCCATTAAATGATTTGAATATGTTATGAAGTATTGAAACACATGAGTTGATCATTTGCtctaaatctgtattttgaaaaaaacgTACTCTCAACTTGGTTAAATGTCATGtcaaatgtgtaattttgctCTGTAGTTCTCCTTTTTCCCACTACCcgcattttacatatttttatagtTGTTTGTAACGGCAGTCTACAGACTTTTAGGAGGAACTATCACATCTTTATGACAATAACTGAATGTCATGCAGCTCCTCATTATTTATAAAgtaacagaactacagacataGAGAAAAGAGTGTTAGAGACAAACCAGCTTccatttttattattcaaatAAATGCACTTGAGTTTGTATTGGTTTAATCAGTGCCTGGAGAGGGACTTTGAGATTCCCAGTGTTGGTTATATCAATATTATACTCCTTtgccaaaccataaaatttaacaaattcTGGTACTCAGAAGAAATGTATCTGGAACTTGAAAAAGATGTAAACTTTCTGCTATGCTGCACATCCAGATTCTGAAAAGTCCAACTACGAGCTGCTGTGCAAGGACAACACCAGAGCACCTGTCGACAACTATAAGACCTGCAACCTGGCCAGAGTTCCAGCTCATGCTGTTGTCACCCGCAAGGACGCACAGCTGGCTGAATTAATCTGGACAAGCCTAGAGGGAGTTCAGGTAAAATTCTTCTAGTTATTTATATAGatattatttaaagtgatttataCAGCATAAAGAAGAATAAGTAGCAGAGTCGAGACACTATGCTTGTATAACAACTAAGAAAAAGAATTTCAACATGCAACTTGTGTTTCAGTTGCCTCACACTGTGCTTGGTGCCTTCATAATGACTTAACTTACTTGGTGTCTTTGCAGGGCTTTAACCTCTTCTCCTCTGAAGGCTACGCATCCAAAAACCTCATGTTCAAGGATTCAACAGTGAAGCTGGTGCGGCTGCCCCCAAAAACGGACTCCTTCCTGTATCTGGGTGCTGAATACATGAGCATCGTCCGCTCCCTTAAGAAAGGTACTGAAAAAACAAGCAAGGAAAGCACACAGATCAAtataaaacactgcagaaaaacacatttagttaAAAGACACCAGCCTGCATGTTTCTGATAATGTTTTATTTCGTTCTCCAGAGCAGACGCCAGGCACCACATCCAGTGCCATTAAGTGGTGCACTGTGAGCCGTGCCGAGACCGCCAAGTGTGACACATGGAGCATCAACACTGTGGACAAAGTTAACGGTGGAAACGCCGCCATTGAATGCCAGGAAGCCCCAACAGTTGACGAGTGCCTGATAAAGATTATGGTAAAATCTGATGGAAATCtagagatcttttttttttctttttgctccaTTTTGTGGCTAATTATCTGCTGTTTAAATGGTCCTGTAGCGTAAAGAGGCCGACGCAATGGCAGTGGATGGAGGACAGGTGTACACAGCTGGGAAGTGTGGTCTGGTTCCTGCCATGGTGGAGCAGTATGACGAAGGTATGATAGCACAGGAAGCATCACATATAATCCTGTGTTTACTTTAACTTATTCTACATGATTAATACGTGCGTCTTTGTCTCTCTTCACAGGCCTGTGCGGCTCTTCGGAAGGTAGGAAATTTACCCTTGTTTTCTAGTCTTAATTATatagaaaattacaaaattgaTAGCACTAACGTAAAGACCAAAATAGCATTATTTTCACTCAGCTAGAACCAttgaaaaagacagaacaagTGCAACATTTATCTGTTTCTGTGGCCTCAGTGgccatgaaagaaaaaaatcaacctgtGTCGATTACATTAGAATAGTCAAAACACCAGATAACCGCTTGTTAGTATACTTTGTGTGCTTTATTTCCAAATAATTCTTGTTTGTAAATTaagcagcaataaaataaagccTTTTCTAGCCTTTTATAATGAAAAGACTAGATGACCAAACTCTAAACTGAATGAAATCAAATGAGCAAGCATGAATGACTATCTGGTGGTTTTCTGATCCATTGTGTCCTGTGCTGCCACCCTCAGCTAAAGCCTCCTCCTACTATGCTGTCGCTGTGGTAAAGAAGAGCTCAGGGTTGACCTGGGAAGGCCTGAAGGGCAAGAAGTCCTGCCACACGGGCATCGGCAGAACAGCTGGCTGGAACATCCCCATGGGTCTCATCTATGAACAGACAAAAGACTGTGACTTCAGTAAGTGACTTCTTGAGGCTGAAATTACAAatatgcaatgaaaaaaaaaatacagtgctgCACAGagcaatctgtgtgtgtgtcttggttattattattaattaatttgacATGTGTTCAACCAAAACTATAATATTTCCCTCACCTTCAACCTAATCATGTAGCATTTTGGTGTTCTCAGTCGAAAACTAGATAATTGTTATTCTTAAGAGAAGGTGTCGCTCtttttcagcctctgactgcgtctcttcttctcctcagcTAAGTTCTTCAGCAGTGGCTGTGCCCCCGGAGCCGACCCCAACTCTCCATTCTGCAGTCAGTGCGCCGGCAGCGGCAAAGCTGTGGGAGACGAGTCCAAGTGCAAAGCCAGCGCTGATGAGCAGTACTACGGCTACGCTGGAGCCTTCAGGTACAGTGAGAGGCTGAAGTGTCTCTGCATTAAAGCTGACAGAAAGGAAACATCTGGCATTTTAAAAACTCTGCGCTACGTGTAAAGTTTAAGACGGTAGGTAAGTAGTTAGTAACCAGAAACTACTGGCCTATAGCTCAGTAAAGCTGATTAATTCATATGTTGTATCACTTAATTTGCATGTAGATAAAAATGATTTTCCCAAGAAATAGTTTAAGCAAAGAAGATGTTCCTGTAATATTAGTGTTATTATTGATTagggttattattattattatt is from Amphiprion ocellaris isolate individual 3 ecotype Okinawa chromosome 10, ASM2253959v1, whole genome shotgun sequence and encodes:
- the tfa gene encoding transferrin-a, with amino-acid sequence MKPLLCAALLGFLATVLAAPGPEKVKWCVKSDAELQKCLALAAAAPAFSCVKKDNTIDCIIAIKDGNADAITLDGGDIFTAGLNNYNLQPIIAEDYGVSSDTCYYAVAVVKKGSGFNIKDLRGKKSCHTGLGKSAGWNIPIGTLLSMNIIEWAGIEDKPVEEAVSDFFQSSCAPGAGTGSKLCELCKGDCSRSHKEPYYDYAGAFQCLVDGVGDVAFVKHLTVPDSEKSNYELLCKDNTRAPVDNYKTCNLARVPAHAVVTRKDAQLAELIWTSLEGVQGFNLFSSEGYASKNLMFKDSTVKLVRLPPKTDSFLYLGAEYMSIVRSLKKEQTPGTTSSAIKWCTVSRAETAKCDTWSINTVDKVNGGNAAIECQEAPTVDECLIKIMRKEADAMAVDGGQVYTAGKCGLVPAMVEQYDEGLCGSSEAKASSYYAVAVVKKSSGLTWEGLKGKKSCHTGIGRTAGWNIPMGLIYEQTKDCDFTKFFSSGCAPGADPNSPFCSQCAGSGKAVGDESKCKASADEQYYGYAGAFRCLVQDAGDVAFIKHTTVAENSDGVSSPAWATNVKSSDYQLICPGKAPMEITEYESCHLARVPAHAVVTRPESRSEVIRILQEQQAKFGTSVSDPSFKMFQSDQGKNLLFKDSTKCLQEVEAGKSYEQFLGSEYTTAMSSLRHCSQTTPDLEKSCTFHSCQQA